One genomic segment of Desulforamulus reducens MI-1 includes these proteins:
- a CDS encoding phosphoglycerate kinase, whose amino-acid sequence MNKKTLREIAVKGKRVFVRVDFNVPLDGDKITDDTRIQKALPTIQYLVEQGARVILASHLGRPKGEVVEKYRLTPVAQRLSELLGKQVLKVNDSVGQEVLQVVAGMDEGDVVLLENVRFYAAETKNDEQYARQLAELADIYVNDAFGAAHRAHASTAGIARFLPAVAGFLMEKELSMLGQAVTTPQRPFVAIIGGAKVSDKIGVIENLLNKVDVLIIGGGMANTFLMAQGYRIGNSLVEADKVKLAAELIERAKARQVQLLLPTDVLVAQTMEPEVEQQVVPVTGIPEQWMALDIGPETAANFAAAVKSAATVVWNGPMGVFEMEAFAKGTEAVAKALAEAPATSIVGGGDSVAAINKIGLAHKISHISTGGGASLEFLEGKELPGVAALLDQ is encoded by the coding sequence ATGAACAAAAAAACCCTTAGGGAAATTGCTGTAAAAGGTAAAAGAGTCTTTGTCCGAGTGGACTTTAACGTACCCCTGGACGGGGATAAGATAACCGATGATACCCGCATTCAAAAGGCCTTGCCCACCATTCAATATTTGGTGGAGCAAGGCGCCAGGGTTATACTGGCCTCCCACCTGGGGCGTCCCAAGGGAGAAGTGGTGGAGAAGTACCGCCTTACACCGGTGGCCCAAAGATTGTCTGAGTTATTGGGGAAACAGGTGCTAAAAGTTAACGATTCTGTGGGGCAGGAAGTCCTCCAAGTGGTTGCTGGTATGGATGAAGGCGATGTAGTGTTGTTGGAAAATGTCCGTTTCTATGCCGCTGAGACCAAGAACGATGAGCAGTACGCCAGACAGTTGGCGGAACTGGCTGATATCTATGTGAATGATGCCTTTGGCGCAGCCCATCGGGCCCATGCTTCTACGGCAGGTATTGCTCGATTCCTGCCTGCGGTTGCCGGTTTTCTGATGGAAAAGGAGCTGTCAATGCTTGGTCAGGCTGTAACCACCCCGCAACGACCTTTTGTAGCCATTATCGGTGGGGCCAAGGTATCGGATAAGATTGGTGTTATAGAAAATCTTTTAAATAAAGTTGATGTTTTAATTATCGGCGGTGGCATGGCCAATACCTTTTTAATGGCCCAGGGATACAGAATAGGCAATTCCCTGGTGGAAGCAGATAAGGTAAAACTGGCCGCAGAGTTGATTGAACGGGCTAAGGCTCGCCAGGTGCAGTTACTGTTGCCCACCGATGTGTTGGTAGCACAGACTATGGAACCAGAGGTCGAACAACAGGTGGTTCCGGTGACAGGCATTCCTGAGCAATGGATGGCGCTGGATATTGGCCCTGAAACCGCAGCTAACTTTGCTGCTGCAGTTAAATCGGCCGCCACCGTGGTTTGGAATGGCCCCATGGGTGTTTTTGAAATGGAGGCCTTTGCCAAAGGAACCGAAGCGGTGGCCAAAGCCCTGGCAGAGGCCCCTGCCACAAGTATTGTGGGTGGTGGGGATTCGGTAGCGGCCATTAACAAGATTGGTTTAGCCCATAAAATCAGCCATATCTCAACTGGTGGCGGGGCTTCTCTGGAGTTTCTGGAAGGAAAAGAACTACCCGGAGTGGCAGCTCTGTTAGATCAATAA
- the ndk gene encoding nucleoside-diphosphate kinase, which yields MERTYLMVKPDGVQRGLIGQIISKFEQKGYKIVGLKMMQISREVAERHYGEHAGKPFFNGLVDFITSGPVVAMVIEGKDVVTTAREMMGATNPLKAAPGTIRATFGVDVGRNIIHGSDSLESAQREIGIFFKSEELIDYDRAIDTWIYE from the coding sequence ATGGAGCGTACTTACTTAATGGTCAAGCCTGATGGAGTCCAAAGGGGTTTGATAGGGCAAATTATCAGTAAATTTGAACAAAAGGGTTATAAAATTGTTGGTTTAAAAATGATGCAAATATCACGTGAAGTGGCAGAAAGGCATTATGGAGAACATGCAGGGAAACCCTTCTTTAACGGGCTGGTTGATTTTATTACCTCCGGTCCAGTGGTTGCCATGGTCATAGAGGGCAAGGATGTTGTTACCACTGCCAGAGAAATGATGGGTGCCACCAACCCACTGAAGGCTGCCCCTGGTACTATCCGCGCCACCTTTGGGGTGGATGTAGGGCGTAATATTATCCATGGATCAGACTCTTTAGAGAGTGCCCAAAGGGAAATTGGAATTTTCTTTAAATCAGAAGAACTGATAGACTACGACCGTGCCATTGACACCTGGATCTATGAGTAA
- a CDS encoding DeoR/GlpR family DNA-binding transcription regulator, producing MGSERQEKIQSLLREHGNLTVAELAQRFDVSEMTIRRDLKALAALGLIQREHGRALFLQTAPDDRFFARLGEAEQEKIAIGRLAADLIAEGETIILDAGTTTLAVAQEINKSCVVITNSLPIASTLANHGDEMTVLITGGEVRGTTQALVGPMARGGFTGFNADKVFLAATGINIERGLSTDNMLESEVKQAMLDAARQVILVAHSKKFGQVYYHTFAHWNRVHTVITDAGLPENTRRELENLGVQVMIAENR from the coding sequence ATGGGCAGTGAACGTCAAGAGAAAATTCAATCATTACTTCGGGAACACGGGAACCTTACCGTTGCCGAATTGGCGCAGCGCTTTGATGTCTCGGAAATGACCATTCGCCGTGATCTGAAGGCTCTGGCTGCCTTAGGCCTGATACAGCGAGAACACGGCCGGGCACTCTTTCTTCAAACTGCGCCGGATGATCGCTTTTTCGCCCGGTTAGGAGAGGCCGAACAGGAAAAAATAGCCATTGGCCGATTGGCCGCAGATTTAATAGCCGAGGGAGAGACCATTATTCTGGATGCAGGGACAACAACCCTGGCAGTTGCCCAGGAAATTAACAAAAGCTGTGTTGTGATTACCAATTCACTGCCCATTGCCTCTACCCTAGCCAATCATGGCGATGAAATGACCGTACTGATAACCGGGGGGGAGGTGCGAGGTACCACCCAAGCCCTGGTTGGTCCTATGGCCAGGGGCGGCTTCACGGGCTTTAATGCTGACAAAGTGTTTCTGGCTGCCACTGGTATTAATATCGAACGGGGTTTATCCACCGATAACATGTTAGAGTCTGAAGTTAAACAGGCCATGTTGGACGCAGCCAGACAGGTGATTCTCGTAGCTCACAGTAAAAAGTTTGGTCAGGTATACTATCATACCTTTGCCCATTGGAATAGGGTGCATACAGTGATTACCGATGCCGGGCTACCGGAGAATACCCGTCGGGAGTTGGAAAACTTAGGGGTTCAAGTGATGATTGCTGAAAACAGATAA
- the tilS gene encoding tRNA lysidine(34) synthetase TilS: MEVLERVYNEMTRHRMVKKGQLVLVGVSGGLDSVVLLHILNCLKEELGISLHVAHLNHMFRGEEATEDALFVQELCSNWGIPCTVEKRNVPAYAQARGLSSELAAREVRYQFYDDVREETGGHKIALAHHANDQAESVLMNMLRGSGLKGISGIAPVRDNLYIRPLLKLLRSEIEQYGQRKGLTFRIDSSNLEVVYRRNKLRHQLIPLLEKEYSPGLITILSRMSEQLREEDEYMEELARRGYQKVLLMTDGPVLDRKSLMNQPLVLLRRIMRIAYQEVKSTKQGITFAHVENLISHIMRDGPERIIEMPGAVKVRLTPDLLIFESGGDIEHHRSKEIYTLEVPGSATLEEGIKITCQIVRRDEIPMDLKELASTMAAIDFDSISMPLEVRFRQEGDAFVPYGLGKKVKLKKFMIDRKIPRHIRNKIPLVVEKKTGRIIWVCGIRLADHIGITSLTKKVILLSLENGNDSIR, from the coding sequence ATGGAGGTGTTAGAAAGAGTATACAATGAAATGACCCGGCACCGAATGGTTAAGAAAGGTCAATTGGTACTTGTGGGGGTTTCGGGTGGTCTAGACTCTGTTGTACTCTTGCATATTCTAAACTGTTTGAAAGAGGAATTAGGCATATCGTTGCATGTGGCCCACCTAAATCATATGTTTCGTGGGGAAGAAGCTACAGAGGATGCTTTGTTTGTTCAGGAACTATGTAGTAACTGGGGTATTCCCTGTACGGTGGAAAAAAGAAATGTTCCGGCCTATGCCCAAGCCAGGGGGTTATCCTCCGAGTTGGCAGCCAGAGAAGTTCGGTATCAGTTTTATGATGATGTACGGGAGGAAACCGGAGGACATAAGATAGCCTTGGCCCATCATGCCAATGACCAAGCGGAATCAGTTCTGATGAATATGCTACGGGGCTCAGGCTTGAAAGGAATATCTGGAATAGCTCCTGTCAGAGATAATCTGTATATTCGACCGTTATTAAAACTTCTTCGTAGTGAGATTGAGCAGTATGGTCAACGAAAAGGACTTACATTTAGAATAGACAGCTCGAATCTAGAAGTTGTTTATCGTAGAAATAAATTAAGACATCAATTGATCCCGCTACTGGAAAAAGAATATTCACCGGGTTTGATAACCATTCTATCCCGTATGTCCGAACAACTGCGTGAAGAGGACGAATACATGGAAGAATTGGCTCGAAGAGGCTATCAAAAGGTACTGCTCATGACAGATGGCCCGGTATTGGATAGAAAGTCACTGATGAACCAACCATTGGTGCTTCTGCGTAGAATAATGAGAATTGCCTACCAGGAAGTAAAGTCAACAAAACAGGGTATAACCTTTGCTCATGTGGAGAATTTGATCAGCCATATTATGAGGGACGGTCCCGAAAGAATTATTGAAATGCCTGGGGCAGTGAAGGTTAGACTGACTCCAGATCTTTTAATCTTTGAGAGTGGTGGAGACATAGAACACCATCGGAGTAAGGAGATATACACCTTGGAGGTACCGGGAAGTGCTACTTTGGAGGAAGGAATTAAAATCACTTGCCAAATTGTTCGTAGAGATGAAATACCGATGGATCTCAAGGAGCTAGCTTCTACAATGGCTGCCATTGATTTTGACAGTATTTCAATGCCCCTAGAGGTAAGATTCAGGCAGGAGGGGGATGCCTTTGTCCCTTATGGTTTAGGGAAAAAGGTTAAGCTTAAAAAATTTATGATAGACCGCAAGATACCCAGGCATATTCGCAATAAAATTCCTCTGGTTGTTGAAAAAAAAACAGGACGTATTATTTGGGTGTGCGGCATTCGATTGGCTGACCATATTGGAATAACAAGTTTAACAAAAAAAGTAATTCTACTTAGTCTAGAAAATGGGAATGATAGTATTAGATAA
- a CDS encoding glycerol-3-phosphate responsive antiterminator produces the protein MEFLTKVMGQSHIGAAIRRVEDLEEAIRHPRVHAIFLLGGDINYLPGMIKKVRASEKMLLTHIDLVEGIGKDRAGLHLIKRMGVQGIVTTKSNLAKFAKEEGLWVVQRLFIVDSESVKTAVRVAENIKPHAVEVLPATIPQYVIQDIKKSLRLPVLGGGLLKTESDVKETIGKGIDAITTSLRHLWNVAL, from the coding sequence ATGGAGTTTTTAACAAAAGTAATGGGCCAAAGCCATATAGGAGCGGCTATCCGGCGGGTTGAAGATCTGGAAGAGGCCATTCGACATCCCAGAGTCCATGCTATATTTCTTTTAGGTGGGGATATTAATTATCTCCCGGGAATGATTAAAAAGGTACGTGCCTCAGAGAAGATGTTGCTTACACATATAGATTTGGTTGAAGGTATTGGCAAAGATCGGGCAGGGCTTCATCTCATCAAGAGAATGGGTGTACAGGGGATTGTTACCACCAAATCAAATCTAGCAAAATTTGCAAAGGAGGAAGGGCTTTGGGTGGTGCAGCGCTTATTTATTGTAGATTCCGAATCCGTTAAAACTGCTGTTCGGGTGGCAGAAAATATTAAGCCCCATGCAGTGGAAGTATTGCCGGCAACAATTCCCCAATATGTGATTCAGGACATAAAAAAATCCCTTAGGCTTCCTGTTTTGGGGGGAGGCCTATTGAAAACAGAATCGGATGTTAAAGAAACCATTGGTAAAGGCATTGATGCCATCACAACCAGTCTAAGGCATCTTTGGAATGTTGCTTTGTAA
- a CDS encoding thioesterase family protein has translation MELKTGLIHETSIMVEESNTAIAYGSGGVRVFATPAMIGLMEKAALELADQYLPEGETTVGTLVNIKHTAATPVGMKVVARAELIQIEGKKLSFVVEARDETGPVGAGKHERFIVNQEKFLQRAESKLD, from the coding sequence ATGGAATTAAAAACTGGTTTAATCCATGAAACGAGCATTATGGTGGAGGAGAGCAATACTGCCATTGCCTATGGCAGCGGTGGGGTTCGGGTGTTTGCCACACCTGCCATGATTGGTTTAATGGAAAAGGCAGCGTTGGAATTAGCAGATCAATATTTGCCTGAGGGTGAAACCACGGTAGGTACCCTGGTAAACATTAAGCATACAGCAGCCACTCCGGTTGGTATGAAAGTGGTGGCTAGAGCAGAGTTGATTCAAATTGAGGGTAAAAAGCTGAGCTTTGTTGTTGAGGCCAGGGACGAAACAGGTCCCGTTGGCGCTGGTAAACACGAAAGATTCATTGTAAATCAGGAAAAATTTCTTCAAAGAGCAGAAAGTAAACTAGACTAG
- a CDS encoding formate--tetrahydrofolate ligase produces the protein MKKVPSDLEIAQAHEMIPIAEIAKNIGLGEDDIDLYGKYKAKISLDVLRKFNDRAMGKLIDITAITPTPLGEGKTVTTIGLCQGLGKIGKKVITTLRQPSMGPVFGIKGGAAGGGYSQVVPMEDINIHFTGDIHAVEAANNLLAAMIDTSILLGNPLNIDPMTVMWNRVLDTNDRALRDIVVGLGGKENGYPRQTSFDMAVASEVMAILALAENLHDLRQRLGRIIVAYTYDGKPVTAEDLKAAGAMTVIMKEALKPNLVQTLEGQACIMHAGPFANIAHGNNSVLADKIALNLADYVVTESGFGSDLGMEKFMDIKCRQSGLRPSCVVITCTIRALKMHGGLGNVVAGKPLPEELTRENLPALEKGCANLAHHIKVASYYGVPVVVSINRFTPDTDAEVDLVRKKALEAGALGAYPITVWAEGGEGAIELAEAVVAACEKTADFQLLYPDNLSIKEKIEVLATKVYNADGVVFEPLAERKIKQFEDLGLGHLPICMAKTHLSISHDPAMKGLPKNYIFPIRDIRASVGAGFLYPLAGAMRTMPGLGSKPAAHNVDIDEYGRTVGLF, from the coding sequence ATGAAAAAGGTACCAAGCGACCTGGAGATTGCCCAGGCACACGAAATGATTCCCATTGCCGAGATTGCTAAGAACATTGGTTTAGGAGAAGACGATATTGACCTCTATGGTAAGTATAAGGCTAAAATAAGCCTAGATGTATTAAGAAAGTTTAATGACAGAGCCATGGGCAAGCTAATTGATATTACCGCCATTACACCCACTCCTCTGGGGGAGGGTAAAACGGTTACAACCATTGGATTATGTCAGGGTCTTGGGAAGATAGGTAAAAAAGTGATTACCACTTTAAGACAGCCCTCCATGGGTCCTGTGTTTGGCATAAAAGGGGGAGCCGCCGGTGGTGGTTACTCCCAGGTAGTACCGATGGAAGATATTAATATCCACTTTACCGGTGATATTCATGCAGTGGAAGCGGCCAACAACCTGTTGGCTGCTATGATCGACACATCCATTTTGTTAGGAAATCCTTTAAATATTGATCCCATGACAGTTATGTGGAATCGGGTTTTAGATACAAATGACCGAGCACTGCGGGATATAGTGGTGGGATTAGGTGGTAAAGAGAACGGCTATCCACGTCAAACCAGTTTTGACATGGCAGTGGCCTCAGAGGTTATGGCAATTTTAGCATTGGCAGAAAATCTGCACGACCTGAGACAGCGCTTAGGGAGAATCATTGTGGCCTATACCTACGATGGAAAGCCTGTCACTGCTGAAGACTTAAAGGCTGCAGGCGCCATGACGGTTATTATGAAGGAAGCATTAAAGCCAAATTTAGTTCAAACCTTGGAAGGTCAAGCTTGTATTATGCATGCGGGTCCCTTTGCCAATATTGCCCATGGTAATAACTCTGTGCTAGCAGATAAGATTGCACTGAATTTGGCAGACTATGTTGTGACCGAGAGTGGTTTTGGCTCTGACCTGGGAATGGAAAAATTCATGGATATTAAGTGCCGTCAGTCTGGCCTACGTCCCAGTTGTGTTGTTATTACTTGCACTATCCGGGCTTTAAAGATGCATGGCGGCTTGGGTAACGTAGTAGCAGGAAAACCCTTGCCCGAAGAATTAACCAGAGAAAATTTGCCTGCCCTGGAGAAGGGCTGTGCCAACCTGGCCCACCACATCAAAGTGGCCAGTTACTATGGTGTGCCAGTGGTTGTTTCCATTAACCGCTTTACCCCGGATACCGATGCGGAGGTTGATCTGGTTCGTAAAAAAGCGTTGGAAGCAGGTGCATTGGGGGCTTATCCCATAACAGTATGGGCCGAAGGGGGCGAAGGAGCCATTGAACTGGCCGAAGCCGTTGTGGCCGCCTGTGAAAAAACAGCTGATTTTCAGCTTCTTTATCCTGATAATTTAAGCATTAAAGAAAAGATAGAGGTATTGGCCACTAAGGTTTATAATGCCGATGGGGTAGTGTTTGAGCCTTTGGCCGAACGAAAGATAAAACAATTTGAGGATCTGGGCTTGGGGCATTTACCAATTTGCATGGCCAAGACCCACCTGTCCATCAGCCATGACCCAGCTATGAAGGGACTTCCCAAAAACTACATCTTCCCCATACGGGATATCCGAGCTTCCGTGGGTGCCGGTTTCCTCTACCCACTGGCTGGTGCCATGCGCACTATGCCAGGGTTGGGCTCCAAACCAGCTGCTCACAATGTTGATATAGACGAATACGGACGTACGGTGGGCCTTTTCTAA
- the ftsH gene encoding ATP-dependent zinc metalloprotease FtsH: MNKVLKNLSIYLLIVLVIIFLIQFTGDKKTAVVTLRYDQFITALEQNKVQSVEMTTDKSTNIIIGKLKDGRDFETNGPILDDTIIPMLREKDVQYKQALPPEPSWWTGLLTTLLPILVFVMLFFFMMQQSQGGGNRVMSFGKSKAKLHTDEKRKVTFEDVAGADEVKEELAEIVDFLKSPKKFNEIGAKIPKGVLLFGPPGTGKTLLARAVAGEAGVPFFSISGSDFVEMFVGVGASRVRDLFEQAKKNAPCIVFIDEIDAVGRQRGAGLGGGHDEREQTLNQLLVEMDGFNPNEGIIIVAATNRPDILDPALLRPGRFDRQVVVDSPDVKGREEILKVHSKGKPLEENVDLEVLARRTPGFTGADLANLMNEAALLSARSGKKTVGMNELEDSIERVIAGPEKKSKVISEKEKRLVSYHEAGHALVGYLLPNTDPVHKVSIIPRGRAGGYTLLLPKEDRYYMTRSMLLDQVVMLLGGRVAEDVVLKEISTGAQNDLERATSIIRRMIMEYGMSDELGPLTLGHKQDTPFLGRDINRDRNYSEEVAFAIDREVRKMIDQAYGKAKKLLTEHSDTLDKIAKVLMDKETIEAEEFARIMKESGLDKPAQL, translated from the coding sequence TTGAATAAGGTTCTTAAAAACCTTAGCATTTACCTGTTGATTGTACTGGTTATCATATTTTTGATCCAGTTTACGGGAGACAAAAAAACCGCCGTTGTGACTTTGCGATACGATCAGTTTATTACTGCTCTGGAACAAAACAAGGTCCAGAGTGTGGAAATGACAACGGATAAATCCACCAATATTATTATTGGTAAACTCAAAGATGGTCGGGATTTTGAAACCAACGGTCCAATATTGGATGATACAATCATCCCGATGTTGCGGGAAAAGGATGTTCAGTATAAACAAGCATTGCCACCGGAACCGTCTTGGTGGACCGGATTGTTAACAACCCTATTACCCATCCTTGTTTTTGTAATGCTATTCTTCTTTATGATGCAACAAAGCCAAGGTGGCGGTAATCGTGTGATGTCCTTTGGTAAAAGTAAGGCCAAATTACATACGGATGAAAAAAGAAAAGTAACCTTTGAGGACGTTGCAGGGGCAGACGAGGTTAAGGAAGAACTAGCAGAAATTGTAGATTTCTTAAAAAGTCCAAAGAAGTTTAATGAAATTGGAGCTAAGATTCCCAAGGGGGTCCTATTATTTGGGCCTCCTGGTACAGGTAAGACATTATTGGCCCGGGCTGTGGCTGGAGAGGCAGGGGTTCCCTTTTTCTCCATATCTGGTTCCGATTTTGTTGAAATGTTTGTGGGTGTGGGGGCTTCGCGCGTTCGGGATTTGTTTGAGCAAGCCAAGAAGAATGCGCCTTGCATTGTTTTTATCGATGAGATTGACGCTGTGGGTCGCCAGCGGGGTGCCGGTTTAGGTGGTGGCCATGACGAACGTGAGCAGACCCTAAACCAATTGCTGGTGGAGATGGACGGATTTAATCCCAATGAAGGAATTATCATTGTGGCAGCTACTAACCGCCCTGATATCCTTGACCCTGCACTTCTGCGACCCGGTCGTTTTGACCGTCAAGTTGTGGTAGATTCTCCAGATGTTAAGGGTCGTGAAGAGATTTTGAAAGTCCACTCCAAAGGGAAGCCCCTTGAAGAGAACGTAGACTTAGAAGTTTTGGCCCGCAGAACTCCTGGTTTTACCGGAGCGGATTTGGCAAACTTAATGAACGAAGCAGCACTGCTTTCAGCAAGGTCTGGTAAAAAGACCGTCGGTATGAACGAATTGGAAGATTCCATTGAACGGGTTATTGCAGGGCCAGAAAAGAAATCCAAGGTGATTTCTGAGAAAGAAAAACGATTGGTATCCTACCACGAAGCTGGTCATGCTTTAGTAGGATACCTGTTGCCTAACACCGATCCCGTTCATAAAGTATCAATTATTCCTCGTGGCCGAGCTGGCGGATACACCCTTTTGTTACCAAAGGAAGATCGTTATTATATGACCAGATCCATGTTACTGGATCAAGTTGTTATGTTGCTGGGAGGACGGGTTGCTGAAGATGTTGTGCTAAAGGAAATTAGCACCGGAGCACAAAATGATTTGGAGCGAGCCACCAGCATCATTCGACGTATGATTATGGAATATGGTATGAGTGATGAGCTTGGACCTCTTACTCTAGGACATAAACAAGATACTCCTTTTCTGGGCAGAGATATTAATCGAGATCGCAACTACTCTGAGGAAGTTGCCTTTGCAATTGACCGTGAGGTTCGTAAGATGATCGATCAAGCATATGGCAAGGCAAAGAAACTCCTTACAGAACATAGTGATACCCTGGACAAAATTGCAAAGGTGCTTATGGATAAAGAAACCATTGAAGCAGAAGAATTTGCCCGGATTATGAAGGAATCAGGCCTTGATAAGCCGGCTCAACTGTAG
- the tpiA gene encoding triose-phosphate isomerase: protein MRQLIIVGNWKMHKTVTETLEFLVELKEKLSNTAVEVVVSPPFTALAAAAEVLKGSPIALAAQNMHWKKQGAFTGEISSAMLKELGCKYVILGHSERRQYFSETDDHVNKKVKSALESELIPIVCVGESLEQRETGATEATVEKQINGALAGLSPEQAAGIVIAYEPVWAIGTGKTASDEDAQQVNGYIRKVIACRFGNTVAEAVRIQYGGSVKPANAQGLMAQPDIDGALVGGASLKMHDFVGIIQNVL from the coding sequence ATGCGGCAGTTAATTATCGTTGGAAACTGGAAGATGCACAAAACCGTAACGGAAACATTGGAGTTTTTAGTAGAACTAAAAGAGAAATTAAGCAATACCGCGGTTGAAGTGGTGGTAAGCCCTCCCTTTACCGCCCTGGCGGCGGCTGCTGAAGTCTTAAAGGGCAGCCCCATTGCTTTAGCTGCCCAGAATATGCATTGGAAAAAACAAGGGGCTTTTACTGGGGAAATTTCCTCGGCCATGCTTAAGGAATTAGGTTGCAAATATGTTATACTCGGCCATTCGGAGAGAAGGCAATATTTTAGCGAAACGGATGACCATGTTAATAAAAAGGTAAAGTCTGCCCTAGAGAGTGAATTAATTCCCATTGTTTGTGTAGGGGAAAGTCTGGAGCAACGGGAAACCGGTGCCACCGAGGCCACAGTGGAAAAACAGATCAACGGGGCTCTCGCTGGCCTGAGTCCAGAACAGGCAGCAGGTATTGTCATTGCCTATGAACCTGTGTGGGCCATTGGTACAGGTAAAACGGCCTCCGACGAAGATGCTCAGCAAGTAAACGGCTACATACGCAAGGTGATTGCCTGCCGCTTTGGCAACACTGTTGCTGAAGCGGTTCGCATTCAGTACGGAGGTAGTGTCAAGCCTGCCAATGCCCAGGGTCTCATGGCTCAACCGGATATCGATGGAGCTTTGGTGGGTGGTGCCAGTTTGAAAATGCATGATTTTGTCGGCATCATTCAAAATGTTCTTTAA
- the gap gene encoding type I glyceraldehyde-3-phosphate dehydrogenase produces MTVKISINGFGRIGRNVLRAMLKKDLVRAGSPVEIVAVNDLTDPQTLAHLLKYDSVHGELAAEVACTEDTLLVNNVEIKVCAETDPAKLPWGKLGVDIVIESTGRFTKGPDAAKHIQAGAKKVIISAPGKEVDATIVMGVNDHTYDPANHHVISNASCTTNCLAPFAKVLHDKFGIVKGLMTTVHSYTNDQRILDLPHKDLRRARAAGQSIIPTTTGAAKAVALVLPELKGKLNGFAMRVPTPNVSVVDLVVELAQPTTAEEINAALKEAAEGTMKGILAFNALPLVSRDFNGNPNSSIIDGLSTMVMEGNMAKVVSWYDNEWGYSNRVLDLALMLAQKGL; encoded by the coding sequence ATGACAGTTAAAATCTCGATTAATGGTTTTGGACGTATTGGCAGAAATGTACTGAGGGCCATGCTGAAAAAGGATCTTGTTCGGGCGGGATCTCCTGTGGAAATTGTTGCGGTTAACGACTTGACAGACCCACAAACCCTGGCTCACTTGCTAAAGTATGATTCTGTACATGGTGAGTTAGCTGCTGAGGTAGCCTGCACGGAAGATACCCTGCTGGTAAACAATGTTGAAATTAAAGTTTGTGCCGAAACTGACCCTGCTAAACTGCCCTGGGGCAAATTGGGTGTTGATATTGTTATAGAATCCACTGGTCGTTTTACTAAAGGTCCGGATGCAGCCAAACACATCCAAGCCGGTGCTAAGAAAGTGATTATTTCCGCGCCAGGTAAAGAAGTGGATGCCACCATTGTGATGGGTGTTAATGACCATACCTATGACCCAGCCAATCATCATGTGATTTCTAACGCTTCTTGCACAACCAACTGTTTGGCTCCCTTTGCTAAAGTGCTTCATGACAAATTCGGTATTGTTAAGGGCTTGATGACCACTGTTCATTCCTACACCAATGATCAGCGTATTTTGGACTTACCCCACAAGGATTTGCGCCGGGCCCGGGCTGCGGGACAATCCATCATTCCCACCACCACCGGTGCCGCTAAGGCTGTGGCCCTGGTACTGCCGGAGCTAAAGGGTAAGCTAAACGGTTTTGCCATGAGGGTTCCCACCCCCAACGTATCTGTGGTAGACCTAGTGGTTGAGTTGGCCCAACCCACCACTGCCGAAGAAATTAATGCTGCTTTAAAAGAGGCTGCGGAAGGCACGATGAAGGGTATTCTGGCCTTCAACGCCTTACCGTTGGTATCCAGAGATTTCAACGGCAACCCCAACTCTTCCATCATTGATGGCTTATCTACCATGGTTATGGAAGGCAATATGGCCAAAGTGGTTTCCTGGTACGATAACGAGTGGGGTTACTCCAACCGTGTGCTGGATTTGGCGCTGATGCTGGCCCAAAAGGGGTTGTAA